From the genome of Mycobacterium dioxanotrophicus, one region includes:
- a CDS encoding YwaF family protein — MIEVFSAQREFAAYGPSHCAVLAVFVVGAVLLVVVGRRQTEAQARTFSRVLAVLLIAAFAVALGYKLVDPTMDTSVPLQLCDVAELAAAYALWSQRHWAFVLTYYWGLVLSSQALITPDIGTPREGAPDFPHHLFITFFTLHVLVVWAAIYLTWGRRYRPRWRDYRFAVIATLGWAAVTLAFNAATGTNYGYLNRKPPTASLLDVLGPWPVYLLAEVAIVLVVWALMTWPWERARRHAEQPRPLQETSD; from the coding sequence ATGATCGAAGTGTTCTCTGCACAACGTGAGTTCGCGGCCTACGGCCCCTCGCACTGCGCGGTCTTGGCGGTGTTCGTGGTGGGTGCAGTGCTTCTGGTCGTGGTGGGCCGTCGCCAGACCGAGGCGCAGGCACGGACGTTCAGCCGGGTGCTGGCCGTCCTGCTCATCGCGGCGTTCGCGGTGGCGCTGGGCTACAAGCTGGTCGACCCCACCATGGACACCTCGGTGCCGCTGCAATTGTGCGACGTCGCGGAGCTCGCGGCGGCTTACGCACTGTGGTCCCAACGACATTGGGCGTTCGTTCTCACCTACTACTGGGGCCTCGTGCTGAGCTCGCAGGCGTTGATCACCCCGGACATCGGCACGCCCAGGGAGGGTGCTCCGGACTTTCCCCACCACCTGTTCATCACGTTCTTCACGCTTCACGTACTGGTGGTGTGGGCGGCGATCTATCTCACGTGGGGACGTCGGTATCGACCGCGATGGCGCGACTACCGCTTCGCTGTCATCGCCACCCTCGGGTGGGCAGCTGTCACGCTCGCCTTCAACGCGGCCACCGGAACCAACTACGGCTACCTCAACAGAAAGCCCCCCACGGCATCCCTGCTGGACGTGCTGGGCCCGTGGCCGGTGTACCTCTTGGCCGAGGTCGCAATCGTTCTGGTCGTGTGGGCGCTGATGACCTGGCCGTGGGAGCGCGCCCGGCGACACGCCGAGCAGCCGCGGCCGCTGCAAGAAACCAGTGATTGA
- a CDS encoding cutinase family protein, whose translation MFTAGVALVAPNLPVASATDCADAEVIFARGTDEPAGLGRVGDAFVDSLRKQTGMNIASYAVNYKASKLQLHGGDGAKDAISHLKSTVSSCPNTQIVLGGYSQGASVMDIVAGVPVGGISWGDPLPAEYAKNVAAVATFGDVATRTDQALPTHSALLGAKAIDLCNPADPICHPGPGNAWSGHTEGYVGVYTTQAAAFAADKLMAGSAPTVPGYGPSSGYDPATSVHGPQPGYGSGTPGYGGPQPSVSGPSTSDPASLPPDLGWVSAVR comes from the coding sequence CTGTTCACGGCCGGCGTCGCGCTGGTCGCCCCAAACCTGCCGGTGGCATCTGCCACCGACTGCGCCGACGCCGAGGTGATCTTCGCGCGCGGTACCGATGAGCCGGCCGGTCTGGGCCGTGTCGGCGACGCCTTCGTCGATTCGCTGCGCAAGCAGACCGGCATGAACATCGCCAGCTACGCGGTGAACTACAAGGCCAGCAAGCTGCAGTTGCACGGTGGTGACGGCGCAAAGGACGCGATCTCCCACCTCAAGTCGACGGTGTCGTCCTGTCCCAACACCCAGATCGTCTTGGGCGGCTATTCACAGGGCGCCAGCGTGATGGACATCGTGGCCGGCGTCCCTGTGGGCGGGATCAGCTGGGGTGATCCGCTGCCCGCCGAGTACGCGAAGAACGTCGCGGCGGTCGCGACCTTCGGTGACGTGGCGACCCGAACCGACCAGGCACTGCCGACCCATAGCGCACTGCTCGGTGCGAAGGCGATCGACTTGTGCAATCCCGCCGACCCGATCTGTCACCCTGGTCCGGGCAACGCGTGGAGCGGCCACACCGAGGGCTACGTCGGGGTGTACACCACCCAGGCGGCGGCGTTCGCTGCGGACAAGCTGATGGCCGGGTCTGCTCCGACGGTGCCCGGATATGGGCCGTCGTCGGGCTACGACCCGGCGACCTCGGTGCACGGCCCGCAACCGGGATACGGCTCCGGAACGCCGGGGTACGGCGGCCCGCAGCCGTCCGTGTCCGGCCCATCGACATCCGACCCCGCTTCGCTGCCCCCTGACCTGGGGTGGGTCTCGGCGGTTCGCTGA